Proteins encoded in a region of the Bacillus sp. T3 genome:
- a CDS encoding YwmB family TATA-box binding protein, which yields MKHNINKLVILTIICFILMQFGNRPTSATNPQETSDLIKLADRLQGKDIEVDEWTIHAREKLTDIKQSKDLEEYVSTLKKQFPTWVWTESSNEQHWEVTALSPDQSTHQESIKIVSTHTKQSTQAYAIYEIKGKKWTEHTDEFLKSGLSSTFSNIFREKPIIFSCIKAEIDDKMRTTLSATMNGLLTAFDAKEIEALNEDSFISVSARSSLFSESLEGNEDSMNIQLALRTQGMGAKTTLVVGTPIITIEY from the coding sequence ATGAAACACAATATAAATAAATTGGTAATTTTAACTATTATTTGTTTTATTCTTATGCAATTCGGGAATCGTCCAACTAGTGCGACCAATCCGCAGGAGACGAGTGATTTAATCAAGTTGGCGGATCGTTTGCAAGGCAAGGACATTGAAGTCGATGAATGGACTATACATGCAAGAGAAAAGCTGACTGACATAAAGCAGTCAAAGGATTTAGAAGAATATGTGAGCACCTTGAAGAAACAATTTCCAACATGGGTTTGGACGGAATCAAGTAATGAACAGCATTGGGAGGTAACTGCCCTTTCCCCAGACCAATCTACTCATCAAGAGAGCATCAAAATTGTTTCGACCCACACAAAGCAAAGCACCCAGGCGTATGCTATTTATGAAATCAAAGGAAAAAAATGGACAGAGCATACAGATGAATTCCTTAAATCTGGGTTATCTTCTACCTTTTCGAATATTTTTCGAGAAAAACCGATAATTTTCTCTTGTATAAAGGCGGAAATAGATGATAAGATGAGAACGACTTTGTCTGCTACTATGAACGGTTTATTGACAGCATTTGATGCGAAGGAAATTGAAGCGTTAAATGAAGACTCATTTATTTCCGTTTCGGCTCGTTCATCATTATTTTCCGAATCGCTAGAAGGTAATGAAGACAGCATGAACATTCAATTAGCCCTACGTACACAAGGAATGGGCGCAAAGACAACACTAGTAGTTGGCACACCAATCATAACCATTGAATATTAA
- a CDS encoding DUF1146 family protein — translation MVTEFGQQALLSIISHLVFIGVAWWAIQALSIEKIIRKNHVIQARVLYIILSIVLGSIVSNFFLDYLLWSQQLPLMFQ, via the coding sequence ATGGTAACGGAGTTTGGACAGCAAGCATTACTAAGTATTATTTCTCATTTGGTGTTTATCGGTGTGGCGTGGTGGGCGATTCAAGCGCTGTCAATCGAGAAAATCATCCGGAAAAATCACGTAATCCAAGCAAGAGTACTATACATAATATTATCAATTGTACTCGGTTCTATTGTAAGTAATTTTTTCCTGGATTACCTTTTATGGTCGCAGCAATTACCATTAATGTTTCAGTAA
- a CDS encoding NADH-quinone oxidoreductase subunit M yields the protein MNMENFLSILVFSPLLGIAILALIPKHKEDTIKLIGFLATLPAAVFALVAFFQYRAGSNLALLAEKVHWVQFGRFKDEFIYSVDYELGVDEFSLIMVVLTAVVASLAALASIHIKKEWKGYFMLFLLLEVGMLGVFTAQNLILFFIFFEITLVPMFFLIGKWGYFDKEKAAYSFLVYNGLGSAILLIVIMILFARTGTSNIEALKYFMNNEGELIAPISDAAKFGMLIALVVAFGVKLPIFPLHTWMLKVHVEAPPSIVMIHSGILLKIGAFGLIRFGMGIFPDQFEEIAGILAVLGVINLLYGAYLAFIQSDFKMVLAYSSISHMGIVLIGLGALNEAGIQGAIFQVVSHGLISALLFFLVGVIYERTHTTTINNLGGLAKGMPITAGFLLAGAMASLGLPGMSGFVSEFMAFMGLFKEMPVLAAVGTIGIIMTAVYLLRAVLGMTFGKAEREFAGITDLRAVEMIPVLTLMGLIVLIGVYPSLLSEPLQHTIKTIMQGIGG from the coding sequence ATGAATATGGAAAATTTCTTATCCATCTTAGTATTCTCCCCGTTACTAGGTATTGCTATTTTGGCGCTCATCCCAAAACATAAGGAGGACACGATTAAGCTGATTGGCTTTCTCGCAACCCTACCTGCAGCTGTTTTTGCACTGGTTGCCTTTTTCCAATATCGTGCCGGGTCGAATCTTGCGCTATTGGCGGAAAAGGTGCATTGGGTCCAATTCGGTCGTTTTAAAGATGAGTTTATCTATAGCGTCGATTATGAATTGGGAGTCGATGAATTTTCATTAATCATGGTCGTGTTAACAGCAGTCGTTGCCAGCTTAGCTGCGCTAGCCTCTATTCATATTAAAAAAGAATGGAAAGGCTATTTTATGCTATTCCTATTGCTTGAAGTAGGGATGCTCGGTGTGTTTACGGCTCAAAACTTAATTTTGTTCTTCATTTTCTTTGAGATTACATTGGTACCAATGTTCTTCTTAATCGGAAAATGGGGTTATTTTGACAAAGAAAAAGCAGCGTACAGCTTCTTAGTGTATAACGGATTAGGCTCAGCCATCCTGTTAATCGTGATTATGATTCTGTTCGCTCGCACAGGTACATCCAATATCGAAGCATTAAAATATTTCATGAACAATGAAGGTGAGTTGATTGCACCGATTTCCGATGCAGCGAAGTTCGGAATGCTCATCGCCTTAGTTGTTGCGTTTGGGGTCAAGCTGCCAATCTTCCCGCTCCATACTTGGATGCTGAAGGTTCACGTGGAAGCACCGCCATCAATCGTTATGATTCACTCTGGTATTTTGTTAAAAATCGGAGCATTCGGTTTGATTCGCTTCGGGATGGGGATTTTCCCAGACCAATTCGAGGAAATTGCCGGTATTCTTGCCGTTCTCGGAGTCATTAACCTGTTATACGGCGCTTACTTAGCGTTTATCCAATCGGATTTCAAAATGGTACTAGCTTACTCGTCAATCTCCCACATGGGAATCGTGTTAATCGGTCTTGGTGCATTAAATGAGGCCGGTATCCAAGGCGCTATTTTTCAAGTGGTATCGCACGGGTTAATTTCAGCGCTGCTCTTCTTCCTTGTTGGGGTCATCTATGAAAGAACGCATACGACGACCATCAATAATTTAGGTGGACTAGCAAAGGGAATGCCAATTACGGCAGGATTTTTACTAGCAGGTGCTATGGCATCGCTTGGACTTCCTGGAATGTCAGGATTCGTTAGTGAATTTATGGCGTTCATGGGCTTGTTCAAGGAAATGCCAGTGCTAGCTGCAGTTGGTACGATTGGTATCATTATGACCGCGGTTTACTTGCTTCGCGCAGTGCTTGGCATGACTTTCGGAAAAGCAGAGCGAGAATTCGCGGGGATCACAGATTTACGTGCAGTTGAAATGATTCCAGTACTCACGTTAATGGGTCTGATTGTGCTGATCGGTGTGTATCCGTCACTGTTAAGCGAACCGCTCCAACATACAATAAAGACGATCATGCAAGGGATAGGGGGGTGA
- the nuoL gene encoding NADH-quinone oxidoreductase subunit L: MMENAWIIPLFPLLSFIILLLIGKRLKEASAYIGILLTLATFIYSLLVLIERFTAPTFKSEATWLSFGDTQITAGFEVNQLNALMLVIVSLVSLLVHTYSKGYMHGDDRISVFYAYLGLFTFAMLGLVLSPNLLQTYIFWELVGLGSFLLIGFYFYKEEAKAAAKKAFIMTRIGDVGLLIGMILLFWQVGSFEYDEIFKAVEEGVVSNGMITLTAILIFVGAVGKSGQFPLHTWLPDAMEGPTPVSALIHAATMVAAGVYLVASLFPLFNASETAMLTVATIGAITAIFAASIGLVQTDIKRVLAYSTVSQLGYMMLALGSAGYVAGVFHLMTHAFFKALLFLAAGSVIHAVHTQDIEKMGGLWKKLKLTGPLFLIGTLAISGVPLFSGFFSKDEILIAAWESGNVVQFWLAVIAAFFTAFYMFRLFFMVFAGQARSELKNVHESPSVMTFPMIVLGVLAVIAGYVNTPWFGTFLGDWLTDGNEALGHGHIEGPAWIMLVATLVSLAGIFLAWMIYGKRSLSRDWITTRIPVIYNILYNKYYIDELYQLTVVYATKWISQLFKIIEIFLVEGIINLVLGTVRTLGKTGAKLQSGQIQMYGTVAFVGLAILVVIFALTGGYL, encoded by the coding sequence TTGATGGAGAATGCATGGATCATACCGCTTTTCCCGCTTTTATCGTTTATAATCCTACTTCTTATTGGCAAACGCCTGAAAGAAGCGAGTGCCTATATTGGAATTTTACTAACATTGGCCACGTTCATTTACTCTTTATTGGTGCTTATTGAACGCTTTACTGCACCAACATTTAAGAGCGAGGCCACCTGGCTTTCGTTCGGGGATACTCAGATAACAGCGGGTTTTGAAGTGAATCAATTAAATGCATTAATGCTAGTAATCGTATCGCTTGTCAGTTTACTAGTACATACGTACTCAAAAGGCTATATGCACGGAGATGACCGAATTTCGGTTTTCTACGCTTACCTAGGTTTGTTCACGTTTGCGATGCTTGGATTGGTTCTTTCGCCCAATTTATTACAAACGTATATTTTCTGGGAGCTCGTTGGTCTTGGTTCCTTCCTGTTAATCGGTTTTTATTTTTACAAGGAAGAGGCAAAGGCCGCAGCCAAAAAGGCATTTATCATGACCCGGATCGGGGACGTCGGCTTACTAATCGGAATGATTCTGTTATTCTGGCAGGTTGGCAGCTTCGAATACGATGAAATTTTTAAAGCAGTAGAAGAGGGTGTCGTTTCAAACGGAATGATAACGCTAACGGCGATTCTCATTTTTGTTGGAGCGGTCGGTAAATCCGGTCAATTCCCGCTTCACACTTGGTTACCAGATGCGATGGAAGGTCCGACACCTGTTTCAGCATTAATCCATGCCGCAACGATGGTTGCAGCTGGGGTTTATTTAGTGGCATCACTTTTCCCACTCTTTAATGCAAGCGAAACAGCGATGTTAACCGTTGCGACAATAGGGGCGATCACCGCCATTTTTGCCGCTAGCATCGGATTAGTACAAACAGATATCAAGCGAGTGCTCGCTTACTCAACCGTCAGCCAGCTCGGTTATATGATGCTCGCGCTCGGCTCGGCAGGCTATGTTGCCGGAGTCTTCCATTTGATGACCCACGCTTTCTTTAAAGCCTTGCTATTCTTAGCAGCCGGAAGCGTAATTCATGCTGTTCATACACAGGACATTGAAAAGATGGGCGGACTTTGGAAAAAGCTTAAGCTGACAGGTCCGTTATTCTTAATCGGAACACTGGCAATTAGTGGTGTGCCGTTATTTTCAGGATTTTTCAGTAAGGATGAAATATTAATTGCGGCTTGGGAAAGTGGAAATGTCGTACAGTTCTGGCTCGCAGTTATTGCTGCATTCTTTACTGCATTTTATATGTTCCGCTTGTTCTTCATGGTTTTTGCAGGGCAGGCACGCAGTGAACTGAAAAACGTTCATGAGTCACCGTCTGTTATGACGTTCCCGATGATCGTTCTTGGGGTGTTAGCCGTTATTGCTGGTTATGTGAACACACCATGGTTCGGAACCTTCCTTGGCGATTGGCTCACAGATGGAAACGAAGCTCTAGGCCACGGACATATTGAAGGTCCTGCTTGGATTATGCTTGTCGCAACTCTCGTTTCATTAGCGGGGATTTTCCTAGCGTGGATGATATATGGAAAACGCAGTCTGTCACGCGATTGGATAACAACTCGCATTCCTGTGATCTACAACATTTTATACAACAAATACTATATCGATGAACTGTATCAACTGACAGTCGTTTACGCGACAAAATGGATCAGTCAGCTCTTTAAAATCATTGAAATCTTCCTTGTAGAAGGAATCATCAATTTAGTGCTTGGCACAGTCCGAACGCTTGGTAAAACAGGAGCTAAGCTTCAATCGGGACAAATTCAAATGTACGGAACAGTGGCCTTTGTTGGCCTCGCGATACTAGTGGTCATCTTTGCTCTGACAGGGGGGTACTTATAA
- a CDS encoding H-type small acid-soluble spore protein gives MDAKRVKQILSSSAEIDVKYNGVSVWIDGLNEDGRTATVHLRDPQLEERTIVEIHELVEEL, from the coding sequence ATGGACGCAAAAAGAGTAAAGCAAATCCTATCATCTTCGGCAGAAATTGATGTAAAATATAATGGGGTGTCCGTTTGGATAGATGGCCTTAACGAAGACGGCAGAACAGCGACCGTTCATTTACGAGACCCACAATTAGAAGAACGGACCATCGTAGAAATTCACGAGCTAGTAGAAGAACTATAA